The stretch of DNA AGAGAGTCCAAAAAGCACGGTTCCAAGAGATACAACAAAGCAAACAAGCCTGTGCTCGTGGACGACTTTCCTTTTGACAGAGCCTTGGGGAGAGGACGGAAAGGCATCGACATTAGTCATCTGGTAGAATTTCAGCTACCAGAACATAACGTGGTGACCGATACCGGTCGTCGGCCGGGCTCTAAGAAACATCGTGCTCAGAGTGTCCGACTGAATTTGACTGGCCGCCAAAACGTAAATGTCAACTACAGGTTCATTGTGGACTACCGTGGGGATTATAGGACGCAGATTCTGGACCCAAACGTGCCTTTGGACGACGCCTCAATCTTGCGCGtgctgatcaacaaaaatgaTCACCAGTGTCCTATCTGCCTTGGAGACGAGTTTATTGCTCCGCGGATGACGCGGTGCGGCCACGTTTTCTGCTACACGTGCTTGTTGCGGCTGTTTGCCGCTTTTTCAACTCAGGAGGACTATCGAGGCCGCGTCAAGTGTCCGCTCTGTTCGGAGGACATTAGAGAAAAACACGAGTTGCTCCCTGTACTAATCACAAAAATTGACGAGCGATTCGAGCAGCCGTCTGTTGATCAGCctgtggagctggagctcaTGTACAGGCCTGCCTCGCGGGTCTTTGCGCAGCCGTTCCGTCTTTACTTGGAAAACTGCCAGTTTGACGGCGATATTCCCTGGATACCCGATTTCGCCACTGTTGACAACTTCCTGAACGACTCGCGCTACGTGAAATATTCGAGGATAATGCAATGTGGACCAGGCTTCGCTATTAAATGTTTTGAACAGGAATTGGAGACACTTAAATTACATAGGTCTCTGGATTCTGAGCTATACGGCGATAGCACGCACCACTATGAGCTGgccgagctcaagatccGGTCTCACATGGACGCTATGGCGGCTTCCTTTGCTGAGTCATCTCAGGCCGCGATACCAGAGTCTCCAGAGAGTCTGAGTCTGCATTTGGATGAGCTAACTCTCCGTCAGCACCAAttccaagaaacagagaaGGGCTTCTTTTTCTACCAAACCGCATTCAACTCGAGCGTCAAGTACTTCCTCACAAATCTGGACGTTCAAATCCTCAAGTCGTTGTATGGCGACTACTCCGCGTTCCCGCTCACTCTGCATCCCATTCTCGAAAATATTAATTACGAATACTCGCCTCTCACTGAGGAGACCATTGGACGGCTGAAATATCTTGGACATTTGCCTGTTGGCACAGAAATAGggtttttggagcttgaCTGGACGGATCAGTTGCCGCAGTTCCCTAAAGAAATCTCCGCTCGCTTCAGTAAAAAACTCAGCGAGCGCAGTCGGGCGTCGCGCAATAAGAAGCGAAGAGAAGACCGCAGCAAGGCTGcctttgaaaaagagctggaactgAAAACCCTGCAGTTCTACTCAAAAGAGAATAACTTGAGCCTGACCGACTATGGTTACGGCGAGCAGGCATCGTCGCACACGTTTGTGGAGTCCAATGCTCCACCCTTAGGTGAGGACGTACTGCTTCCAGATGACGAGTCGAAATACAAGACCACGGTCTGGGGAACGAGAATTCTGAAGTCTGAAGACCCCGAGTCGGATGAATACGACGCAGAAGCAGAGTTGATTATTCAACAGGCCAAACAGTCGGCAAATGCTACcggaaagaagaaaaagaaaattgtgTTAAGTTTCACATAATCTCATTCTAACACGTTTTTCGCAGCGATGCGACTTTTGAGTTTGGAGCTTTTACGCACCTGTGGCGCCACAGCGTGTCCGACTCCCGGCACGATTTTCATGCCGCACTTATTGATAGGCTTGTTCATAgatatttttattttatcatGATTATCCAGACCCGGCGTTGTTGTCTCTAGGGTTTCTGGCTTCGAGCTTTCCTGTAGTTGTTTTCCGCGTTCTATCTGCTCTTGCAGTCCACGCAACGAAgcttcctcgtcgctgcgcactttgagctctttggtcTCTTTTTTGGGACTTTTATCAATATAAGCTATCGAGTAGCGTTCTGCATCGTATtcctcgtactcctcgttctCTTCCACCCTGCACAATCCTTGGTGTTTCAGAAATAGCACTAAGGATGTCAGACTTTTCCACCTCGTGGAGTTGAGATGCACATGGTTTTTGTCCATAATGTACTCCTGATAGAATCTGTTGCTTCCGATGAGCTTTTCCCCGTGGTTTATTCTGAGCAGACGCAAAAAATCGCCCAGAAATCGTCCCGAGTACTCTCCAATAAGCGCCCTCGAGTCGTTGTGCGAATTTTCTAGTTTCGAGTTTAGCTTCTTGATATGAGATGGTGACTGTATATGCAATTTAAAtccgttctcgtccaagCACTGCTTTTCACATACTTGGCAGTAGAACTTGGTTTTCTGTAGCCCTCGCCTGCGCATCTGGCTGGACGCGTGCTTGGCAGTCCCGTATTCTGGTCTCGCCATTTATattgatttattttttaatATTCcaataaattaaattaaaaCAAATCTGTGGCAGCTATTATCTAAACTACTGATCAAGTTAGTATTTCCTTTGATGCTAATTTTCCAATAATACCGGGTACAGATTAGAGCCTCTATCATAGCAGCTA from Ogataea parapolymorpha DL-1 chromosome VI, whole genome shotgun sequence encodes:
- a CDS encoding RING-finger protein MAG2 — encoded protein: MEMKAPSSGSQERVYAPRTTTPAVAARSSQSAASSKVRPRESKKHGSKRYNKANKPVLVDDFPFDRALGRGRKGIDISHLVEFQLPEHNVVTDTGRRPGSKKHRAQSVRLNLTGRQNVNVNYRFIVDYRGDYRTQILDPNVPLDDASILRVLINKNDHQCPICLGDEFIAPRMTRCGHVFCYTCLLRLFAAFSTQEDYRGRVKCPLCSEDIREKHELLPVLITKIDERFEQPSVDQPVELELMYRPASRVFAQPFRLYLENCQFDGDIPWIPDFATVDNFLNDSRYVKYSRIMQCGPGFAIKCFEQELETLKLHRSLDSELYGDSTHHYELAELKIRSHMDAMAASFAESSQAAIPESPESLSLHLDELTLRQHQFQETEKGFFFYQTAFNSSVKYFLTNLDVQILKSLYGDYSAFPLTLHPILENINYEYSPLTEETIGRLKYLGHLPVGTEIGFLELDWTDQLPQFPKEISARFSKKLSERSRASRNKKRREDRSKAAFEKELELKTLQFYSKENNLSLTDYGYGEQASSHTFVESNAPPLGEDVLLPDDESKYKTTVWGTRILKSEDPESDEYDAEAELIIQQAKQSANATGKKKKKIVLSFT
- a CDS encoding KIN17-like protein, whose amino-acid sequence is MARPEYGTAKHASSQMRRRGLQKTKFYCQVCEKQCLDENGFKLHIQSPSHIKKLNSKLENSHNDSRALIGEYSGRFLGDFLRLLRINHGEKLIGSNRFYQEYIMDKNHVHLNSTRWKSLTSLVLFLKHQGLCRVEENEEYEEYDAERYSIAYIDKSPKKETKELKVRSDEEASLRGLQEQIERGKQLQESSKPETLETTTPGLDNHDKIKISMNKPINKCGMKIVPGVGHAVAPQVRKSSKLKSRIAAKNVLE